The genomic stretch TCCCCCGGGGACTGTCGGTGGTCGGCTTCGACGACATCCCCCTGGCCGCCCACCTGGCCCCGCCGCTGACCACCGTGCGCCAGGACGCCCTGGCCTGGGGGCAGGCCGCCGCTCGCACCCTGCTCGCCGTGGTGGAGCGCCAGCCCGTCCCGAGCATCCAGCTCGATCTGCCCCGGCTCATCGTGCGGGCGTCCACCGCCCCGCCCAGGCAACCGAAAGGACGGCGCCGACCAGACCCTGGACCGCAGCGAGCCTCCTGAGCGGTCGCGCGACGCTCGAGGCTCCAACAAGCATCGGCTCGCCGTGAGCAGCGACAGCACGACGGCAATTCGACCACCGGAGGTTCGACATGCTCGGCACCCGTAGCCGCCTCATCGTCGCCCTTGTTGTCGTAAGTTTCGGCTTGGCCGCCTGCGGTGGCGGGGGCGGTGGCACGAGCGCCACCAAGGCCGCGTCCGCCAGGGGCCCCATCAAGATCTGGTACTCCAACAACGCCGAAGAGGTGAAGTGGGGCAAGGCGACCGTCGCCGCCTGGAACAAGGACCACGCCAGCGAGCAGGTGACCGCCGAGGAGATCCCGGCTGGCAAGAGCTCCGAGGAGGTCATCGGCGCCTCGATCACGGCCGGGAACACTCCCTGCCTGGTCTTCAACACCGCGCCGGCCGCGGTGCCGCAGTTCCAGAAGCAGGGCGGGCTGGTGGCGCTGGACTCCTTCAGCGACGGGGCGTCCTACATCCAGACGCGGACCGGGCCGCGGGCCGACCAGTACAAGTCACCCGACGGCAAGTTCTACCAGATGCCGTGGAAGACCAACCCGGTGATGATCTTCTACAACAAGGACGTCTTCGCCAAGGCCGGCCTGGACACCAAGAACCCCCCGCTGAAGACCTACGACGAGTTCCTCGCCAGCGCCAAGACGCTGGTGGCCAAGGGCGGCGTCAAGGCGGCCATCTGGCCCGCGCCGTCCAGCGAGTTCTTCCAGCCGTGGTTCGACTTCTACCCGCTGTTCATCGCCCAGTCGGGCGGCAAGCAGCTGGTCGAGAACGGTGAGCCGCAGTTCGCCGGCCCCGACGGGATCGCCGTGGCGCAGTTCTGGAAGCAGCTCTACGACCAGGGCCTGGCCCAGCGGGAGCTGTACAACGGCGACGCGTTCGGTGACAAGAAGGCGGCCATGGCGATCGTCGGGCCGTGGGCGATCGCGGTCTAC from Actinomycetes bacterium encodes the following:
- a CDS encoding extracellular solute-binding protein, whose product is MLGTRSRLIVALVVVSFGLAACGGGGGGTSATKAASARGPIKIWYSNNAEEVKWGKATVAAWNKDHASEQVTAEEIPAGKSSEEVIGASITAGNTPCLVFNTAPAAVPQFQKQGGLVALDSFSDGASYIQTRTGPRADQYKSPDGKFYQMPWKTNPVMIFYNKDVFAKAGLDTKNPPLKTYDEFLASAKTLVAKGGVKAAIWPAPSSEFFQPWFDFYPLFIAQSGGKQLVENGEPQFAGPDGIAVAQFWKQLYDQGLAQRELYNGDAFGDKKAAMAIVGPWAIAVYGDKVKWGVVPVPTKDGKDPSQIQTFSDEKSSAMYSSCKNRSTAWDFLKFATSKDSDGKLLEMTGQMPMRTDVTTAYPDYFKSHPEYTIFAEQAARTVEVPNVPNSVEIWQTFRNAYSQAVIFGKADIQGAFNQAAEKVKTLAARS